The following are from one region of the Silene latifolia isolate original U9 population chromosome 9, ASM4854445v1, whole genome shotgun sequence genome:
- the LOC141601882 gene encoding uncharacterized protein LOC141601882 produces the protein MTYLELVEEIYKGIGVQSLGTQLKVMMKFPSAGCFKIVPLNNEGAFKALWAKVSTSQIVIPTPSIRLDDVAQFVSLETNYVNEGEFYGNLQGDEIDEELAILDENLLANEEDGDDDLVFASAPIVEFNKIDQLDEDELNSWKTWENMVRYEHGKEFVVGQVFQNKASLSDEVTSYCVKANQFFKVAESKPNTITFKCGRIPTPCNWRLRATQKDFHSEVFTIVTYKGPHDESCVCDMVPQDHMNLKRAFISHEIRNLVEGDWGYKVNSVVTYILDKYGYTISYTKAWNAKQRAIEEIFGDWDKSYELLPRFMQGLKETNPGTIVQFYTTPTTNPNVQKFKRVFWAFKPCIDGFEHCRPVLSIDGTHIYGKFKGTILTNYVN, from the exons ATGACATATCTTGAATTAGTTGAAGAGATTTATAAGGGAATCGGTGTTCAAagtttgggtactcaattgaaggTAATGATGAAATTTCCGAGTGCCGGGTGTTTCAAAATTGTTCCCCTTAATAATGAGGGAGCCTTTAAAGCGTTATGGGCAA AAGTTTCTACTAGTCAAATTGTCATTCCTACACCAAGTATTAGGCTAGATGATGTTGCTcaatttgtttcacttgaaaCTAATTACGTAAATGAAGGGGAATTTTATGGTAACTTACaaggtgatgagattgatgaggaaTTGGCAATACTTGATGAGAATTTGTTGGCAAATGaagaagatggtgatgatgatcttgTCTTTGCTAGTGCTCCCATCGTTGAGTTTAATAAGATTGATCAATTAGATGAGGATGAATTGAATAGCTGGAAAACTTGGGAAAATATGGTAAGATATGAACATGGGAAAGAGTTTGTGGTTGGACAAGTGTTCCAAAACAAAGCTTCACTTAGCGATGAGGTGACATCATATTGTGTTAAAGCAAATCAATTTTTCAAAGTTGCCGAATCAAAGCCTAATACTATTACCTTCAAATGTGGCCGGATTCCTACACCATGTAATTGGCGGTTAAGGGCTACACAAAAAGACTTTCATTCTGAAGTTTTTACCATTGTGACATACAAAGGTCCTCATGATGAGTCTTGTGTTTGTGACATGGTACCTCAAGACCACATGAATTTGAAACGAGCATTCATAAGTCATGAGATTCGTAACCTTGTTGAGGGAGATTGGGGATATAAAGTAAATTCTGTTGTTACTTATATTTTAGATAAGTATGGTTACACAATTTCATACACCAAAGCTTGGAATGCAAAACAAAGAGCAATTGAGGAAATATTTGGAGATTGGGATAAATCATATGAGTTGCTACCTCGTTTCATGCAAGGCTTAAAAGAAACTAATCCTGGCACTATTGTTCAATTTTATACAACACCAACAACTAACCCAAATGTGCAAAAATTCAAGCGTGTTTTTTGGGCATTTAAACCATGTATTGATGGCTTTGAACATTGTCGGCCAGTTTTAAGCATTGATGGAACCCACATATATGGAAAGTTCAAGGGAACAATTTTGACAAACTATGTCAATTGA
- the LOC141600206 gene encoding protein unc-13 homolog, which yields MSYLFRDRSGISASSRRETTPPPPSSPPRQPLSSSLFSPFSVDLTTTLSPSDLHLTAYEILVAACRTSSGKTLTSSPSSAGSGGHGGVNLQRSLTSTAASRMKKALGLRSSASSLVLKRSSNGGGAHELSSSSNGSPTPTSKVLTVGELMRVQMRVSETVDSRIRRAFLRIAASQLGKRIDNLVLPLELLQQLKATDFTDQQEYEAWQKRSLRILEAGLVLHPYQPIGKADASAQRLQKIIRGALERPIETGKNNESMQVLRTAVVALACRAADGLSDSCHWADGLPLNLCLYEILLEACFDVNDESSIIDEVDELMDLFKKTWPILGINQMLHNLCFTWVLFNRFVATGQVENELLSAVDGQLEEVAKDAKTTKDPAYSKFLSATLTSILGWVEKRLLAYHDTFDSLNISTMPNIVSVGISAAKILVEDISHEYRRKRKGEVDVARSRIDTYIRSSLRTAFAQRMEKADSSRRASRNQPNPLPILAILAKDVGELAAHEKKVFSPILKRWHPLAAGVAVATLHACYGNELKQFISGIGELTPDAVQILRAADKLEQNLVQTAVEDSVDSEDGGKAVIREMPPFEAEAAIANLVKVWIKTRLDRMKEGVDISLQQEVWNPRASEDGLAPSAIEVLRKIDDNLDAFFQLPIPMHPALLPDLIAGLDRCLQYYVSKAKSGCGSRNSYLPTMPPLTRCPFGSKMGVFKKKDKSMNSLRKSSQGAANGETVSGVPELCVRINTLQRIRSELEIIEKRIITHLRNCESAREEDFSSTVGKKLELTPGACVEGIQHLSEAVGYKLVFHDLNSVLWDGLYVGDASSSRIESFLQELEQNLLIVSDTVSERIRTRIITDIMKASCDGFLLVLLAGGPSRAFSIQDSQIIEDDFKALRDLFWANGDGLPSDLINKYSSTAREVLPLFRTDTESLIDRFRRVTFETYGSSAKSRFPLPPTSGQWNPSEPNTLLRVLCYRNDATASKFLKKTYNLPKKL from the exons ATGTCATACCTTTTCCGAGACAGGTCCGGCATCTCCGCGTCATCTCGCCGTGAAACCACACCACCGCCACCGTCATCTCCGCCGCGGCAACCACTTTCATCCTCTCTTTTCTCACCATTCTCAGTCGACCTCACCACCACCCTGTCCCCCTCCGATCTCCACCTCACCGCCTACGAAATCCTCGTCGCCGCGTGCCGCACTTCATCTGGCAAAACCCTAACATCCTCGCCTTCCTCCGCCGGGTCCGGTGGCCATGGCGGGGTGAACTTGCAGCGGTCATTGACGTCGACGGCGGCGAGCAGGATGAAGAAGGCGTTAGGGTTGAGATCTTCTGCATCGAGCTTGGTGTTGAAGAGGAGTAGCAATGGCGGCGGTGCTCATGAgcttagtagtagtagtaatgggAGTCCTACTCCTACTAGTAAGGTGTTGACTGTTGGTGAGCTTATGAGAGTCCAAATGAGAGTGTCTGAGACTGTTGATTCTCGTATTCGTCGCGCTTTTCTTAGGATCGCTGCTTCCCAG CTTGGTAAACGTATCGACAATTTGGTTCTTCCACTAGAATTGTTACAACAGCTCAAGGCAACAGATTTtactgatcaacaagagtatgaAGCATGGCAAAAACGAAGTTTAAGAATTCTTGAAGCCGGCCTTGTCCTACATCCTTACCAGCCGATCGGTAAAGCAGATGCTTCTGCACAGCGTTTGCAAAAAATAATTCGAGGAGCTCTAGAGAGGCCAATTGAAACTGGCAAAAATAATGAATCGATGCAAGTTCTTCGTACTGCAGTAGTGGCATTGGCGTGCAGGGCAGCAGATGGATTGTCTGATTCATGTCACTGGGCAGATGGACTCCCTCTTAATCTCTGCCTTTATGAAATACTACTGGAAGCATGCTTTGATGTTAATGATGAATCATCAATCATTGACGAAGTTGATGAATTGATGGATCTTTTCAAGAAGACTTGGCCAATTCTTGGCATTAACCAGATGTTGCATAACCTCTGTTTTACGTGGGTACTATTTAACCGTTTCGTTGCTACTGGTCAAGTTGAAAATGAACTCTTATCTGCAGTTGATGGCCAGCTAGAAGAAGTTGCAAAGGATGCAAAGACAACAAAGGATCCAGCATACTCAAAGTTCCTGAGTGCGACACTGACTTCAATTTTGGGTTGGGTAGAGAAGAGATTGCTCGCATACCATGACACATTTGATAGTCTGAATATTAGTACAATGCCTAATATAGTTTCAGTCGGGATATCAGCAGCAAAGATTTTAGTTGAAGATATATCTCATGAATATCGTAGGAAGAGGAAAGGAGAAGTTGATGTTGCTCGCAGTAGAATTGACACCTACATCCGCTCATCTTTACGGACTGCATTTGCTCAG AGGATGGAGAAAGCAGATTCGAGCCGGAGAGCATCAAGAAATCAACCAAACCCTCTTCCTATACTTGCAATCTTGGCTAAGGATGTCGGTGAGCTTGCTGCTCATGAGAAGAAAGTATTCAGTCCAATACTGAAGAGATGGCATCCATTGGCTGCTGGGGTGGCTGTTGCTACCCTTCATGCTTGCTATGGGAATGAATTAAAGCAGTTCATATCAGGGATAGGCGAGTTGACACCCGACGCCGTGCAAATATTAAGAGCAGCTGACAAGTTGGAGCAGAATTTGGTGCAAACAGCAGTTGAGGATTCAGTGGATAGTGAAGATGGTGGCAAGGCGGTTATCCGTGAGATGCCTCCATTTGAGGCTGAAGCTGCTATAGCCAATTTGGTCAAAGTATGGATCAAAACAAGACTAGATAGGATGAAGGAAGGGGTCGATATAAGTCTACAACAAGAG GTTTGGAATCCACGGGCTAGTGAAGACGGACTTGCCCCATCAGCCATTGAGGTTCTACGGAAGATAGATGATAATTTGGACGCCTTCTTTCAGCTGCCTATTCCTATGCATCCAGCACTGCTTCCTGATTTGATCGCTGGTCTTGACCGATGTTTACAGTATTATGTGTCCAAAGCTAAATCTGGCTGTG GATCGCGAAACAGTTATCTTCCAACTATGCCACCATTGACCAGATGTCCCTTTGGGTCGAAGATGGGTGTTTTTAAGAAAAAAGACAAGTCAATGAACTCTCTAAGAAAAAGTTCTCAAGGCGCTGCAAATGGGGAGACGGTTTCCGGAGTACCAGAACTCTGTGTACGTATAAACACTTTGCAAAGGATACGATCCGAGCTGGAAATCATCGAGAAGAGAATTATCACCCATTTAAGGAACTGTGAGTCAGCTCGAGAAGAAGACTTTTCCAGTACCGTGGGGAAAAAGCTCGAGTTGACACCAGGTGCATGTGTAGAAGGGATCCAACATCTCTCGGAAGCCGTGGGCTACAAACTTGTCTTCCATGATTTAAATTCAGTTTTATGGGATGGATTATATGTTGGTGATGCATCATCCTCAAGAATCGAATCTTTCCTCCAGGAGCTTGAGCAGAACCTTCTAATCGTATCAGACACAGTGAGCGAAAGAATACGTACCAGGATCATTACCGACATTATGAAAGCTTCATGTGATGGATTCTTGTTGGTTCTGCTTGCCGGTGGGCCTAGCCGGGCTTTTTCTATTCAGGATTCACAGATTATAGAGGATGACTTCAAAGCCCTGAGAGACCTTTTTTGGGCTAATGGAGACGGATTGCCTTCTGATCTAATAAACAAGTATTCATCTACAGCAAGGGAAGTCCTTCCTCTTTTTCGGACTGATACCGAATCTCTCATTGATCGTTTCAGGCGGGTGACCTTTGAAACATATGGATCTTCTGCCAAATCGAGGTTTCCATTACCTCCGACTTCAGGTCAGTGGAATCCTTCTGAACCAAACACATTATTGCGTGTTTTGTGTTACAGAAATGATGCTACTGCTTCCAAGTTCTTGAAGAAGACTTATAACCTGCCTAAGAAGCTGTAA